In Zingiber officinale cultivar Zhangliang chromosome 6A, Zo_v1.1, whole genome shotgun sequence, a single genomic region encodes these proteins:
- the LOC121997709 gene encoding peroxidase 15-like: MASSSFACPFSALSVSLLLMLSLIAVMHFDKCEAQLSPTFYDNTCPNVSAIVREQLLLAQHSDPRIFASLIRLFFHDCFTNGCEASLLLDNTTEIKSEKFALPNNNSARGYEVIDAVKTAVENSCPGIVSCADILAIAAEASVHLSYGPHWTVPLGRRDGRMAYFNAASILPGPFDNVTVLQRKFAAVGLNDIDLVSLSGAHTFGRAQCFTFRHRLYNFSNGNPDPSLNTAYLAKLRQRCPDGGNRTVLNNLDPVTPDVFDNKYYTNLQNLKGLLTTDQDLLSAADTNASTAPYVNLFAADKKVFFDSFVKGMIKMGNIEVLTGSSGEVRKNCRMVNGASGPQFEIRLRDVEASSAEEI; encoded by the exons ATGGCATCTTCTTCCTTCGCTTGTCCGTTTAGTGCATTATCAGTGTCGTTGTTGTTGATGTTGAGCCTCATAGCCGTCATGCATTTCGACAAGTGCGAGGCTCAGTTGAGCCCGACGTTCTACGACAACACTTGCCCCAACGTGTCAGCCATCGTGCGCGAGCAGCTGCTGCTCGCACAACACTCCGACCCTCGGATCTTCGCCAGCCTCATCCGTCTCTTCTTCCATGACTGCTTCACTAAT GGATGCGAAGCCTCACTTTTGCTAGATAATACTACTGAAATTAAGAGCGAAAAGTTTGCTCTTCCAAACAACAACTCTGCGAGAGGTTACGAGGTCATCGACGCTGTCAAAACCGCCGTGGAGAATAGTTGCCCCGGAATTGTGTCTTGTGCTGACATCTTAGCTATTGCCGCCGAAGCATCCGTCCACTTG TCGTACGGGCCTCACTGGACTGTGCCGCTTGGAAGAAGGGATGGAAGGATGGCCTACTTCAACGCCGCTAGTATCCTCCCTGGCCCATTTGATAATGTCACCGTTCTCCAGCGAAAGTTCGCCGCCGTTGGCCTCAATGACATTGATCTTGTTTCCTTATCAG GAGCTCACACCTTTGGGCGGGCACAATGCTTCACCTTCAGACACCGGCTCTACAACTTCAGCAACGGCAACCCAGATCCATCGTTGAACACAGCCTACCTCGCGAAGCTACGGCAACGCTGCCCGGATGGCGGCAATAGAACCGTGCTCAATAACCTCGACCCCGTCACTCCGGACGTGTTCGACAACAAGTACTACACCAACCTACAAAACCTGAAGGGGCTGCTCACGACCGATCAGGATTTGCTTAGTGCTGCCGACACCAACGCCTCCACCGCCCCCTACGTCAACCTCTTTGCCGCCGACAAGAAGGTCTTCTTTGACAGCTTCGTCAAGGGGATGATCAAGATGGGGAACATCGAGGTGCTGACGGGGAGCAGTGGGGAGGTTAGGAAAAATTGCCGAATGGTGAACGGAGCGAGTGGCCCCCAGTTCGAGATTCGACTGAGAGACGTCGAAGCTTCCTCTGCTGAAGAGATATAG